In Nicotiana tabacum cultivar K326 chromosome 19, ASM71507v2, whole genome shotgun sequence, one DNA window encodes the following:
- the LOC107806589 gene encoding uncharacterized protein LOC107806589, which produces MHPPLTLHRHPLCADIIEEFQKCHTDHPLGKFLGQCTDLKIKLDRCFRQEKAIKRKANFEQSKKLKERLQAYRKETAGMQS; this is translated from the exons ATGCATCCACCTTTGACTCTGCATAGGCACCCTTTATGTGCTGAT ATTATAGAGGAGTTCCAGAAGTGTCACACAGACCACCCACTAGGAAAGTTCCTTGGGCAATGCACGGATCTGAAAATAAAGCTTGACCGGTGCTTCAGGCAAGAG AAAGCTATAAAGAGAAAAGCAAATTTTGAACAGAGCAAGAAGTTGAAGGAGAGGCTCCAGGCTTACAGGAAGGAAACTGCTGGCATGCAATCTTGA
- the LOC107806590 gene encoding COX assembly mitochondrial protein 1, protein MHPPLTLHRHPLCADIIEEFQKCHTDHPLGKFLGQCTDLKIKLDRCFRQEKAIKRKANFEQSKKLKERLQAYRKETADL, encoded by the exons ATGCACCCCCCTTTGACTCTACATAGGCACCCGTTATGTGCTGAT ATTATTGAGGAGTTTCAGAAGTGTCATACAGACCACCCACTAGGAAAATTCCTTGGGCAATGCACAGATCTGAAGATAAAGCTTGACCGGTGCTTCAGGCAGGAG AAAGCTATAAAGAGGAAAGCGAATTTTGAGCAGAGCAAGAAGTTGAAGGAGAGGCTCCAGGCTTACAGGAAGGAAACTGCTGACTTGTAA